A portion of the Fusobacterium sp. DD2 genome contains these proteins:
- a CDS encoding patatin-like phospholipase family protein, with protein MRKKFLFLICIFFIFLCKANTFAEYLPSTMKEDIEIEKLKHQVSILQAKIQQLEEIKERKMKADKKHIKIGLALSGGGAKGLAHIGVLRVLENLGIRPDYITGTSMGAVVGALYSVGYTPDQIEEILTKNDWDSFVNGTFMDNNIPLEKKINNKKYMVSIRYDNKFNFSLPKGFGNTQMIYFELKKLLRNVEGITNFDDLPIPLRVIATDLNSGTAKAFKSGDLAKAITASIAVPTIFDPVEIGGNLYVDGLITRNFPVIDAINMGADVVIGSDVGNELKDKKDYNILSVLNQLVAIQSSSSTREQQKLATILITPDILKYSATDLDKGKDFVKLGEKATLAQVDLLKDLASPNFVKQDKILKSKNIKIDKIEYSHKISDKDKELINSILDDTLGRDLTPNELEKYMLKVYGNDMINTVYYQIIGDTLIVDANINPNNSIGVGVNYLTGYGTTFNVGTTISNLGTLGNNSLLNIKLGDYIGFTFKNFIYYGYSNKIGVFGNLSYNENPLFLYNGNKKISDSTIRNSLFEAGVLTQYNNKLILSYGLNTMYTQVKQNTGALLDKDINYGKNYNGAFFRASYDTLEEVNNHPSNGVKALFEYSWEGSFNKSRSNFYGPTYILDGYIPITDRITFKYGFSGGIISGDRFNSRDKYLRIGGTKSNFKQKEFAFYGLAFQQRLTDKFLIGKLGIDYQLIPNLYLSGIWNMGTFNDIKNPGYPKQFEIWDDYLQGFGVGVTYQSLMGPIEFSISKSNNHGNFLTQLSIGYIFD; from the coding sequence ATGAGAAAAAAATTTCTTTTTCTTATCTGTATATTTTTTATTTTTTTATGTAAGGCAAATACATTTGCAGAATATCTTCCATCAACAATGAAAGAGGATATTGAAATTGAAAAATTAAAGCACCAGGTGTCAATACTACAGGCTAAGATTCAACAATTAGAAGAGATTAAAGAAAGAAAAATGAAAGCAGATAAAAAGCATATAAAAATTGGACTGGCTCTAAGTGGTGGAGGTGCTAAAGGACTTGCACATATTGGCGTATTAAGAGTATTGGAAAATCTTGGTATCAGACCAGATTACATAACTGGTACAAGTATGGGAGCTGTTGTAGGAGCTCTCTATTCAGTAGGATATACTCCTGATCAGATAGAGGAGATTCTTACTAAAAATGACTGGGATAGCTTTGTAAATGGTACCTTTATGGATAACAACATCCCTTTAGAGAAAAAAATAAACAACAAAAAATATATGGTTTCAATTAGATATGACAATAAATTCAACTTTTCACTGCCAAAAGGTTTTGGAAATACTCAGATGATATATTTTGAGCTTAAAAAACTTCTGCGTAATGTAGAAGGAATTACAAACTTTGATGATTTACCAATTCCATTAAGAGTTATAGCAACTGACTTGAACTCTGGTACTGCAAAAGCATTTAAAAGTGGAGATCTGGCTAAAGCTATTACAGCTAGTATTGCTGTCCCTACAATTTTCGATCCAGTTGAAATAGGAGGAAATCTCTATGTGGATGGTCTTATTACACGTAATTTCCCTGTTATTGATGCTATCAATATGGGGGCAGATGTAGTTATAGGATCTGATGTTGGAAACGAACTAAAGGATAAAAAAGACTACAATATTCTAAGTGTTTTAAACCAGCTGGTAGCAATTCAAAGTTCATCTTCTACCAGAGAGCAGCAAAAACTTGCAACTATTCTGATTACACCAGATATATTGAAATACTCTGCAACAGATTTAGATAAAGGTAAAGATTTTGTTAAACTTGGAGAAAAAGCAACTTTAGCTCAGGTAGATCTTTTAAAAGACCTTGCATCTCCAAACTTTGTAAAACAGGATAAAATACTTAAATCAAAAAATATTAAGATTGATAAAATTGAATATTCTCATAAAATCAGTGATAAAGATAAAGAGCTTATAAACAGTATCCTGGATGACACTTTAGGAAGAGATCTCACACCTAACGAACTTGAAAAATATATGCTTAAAGTCTATGGAAACGATATGATTAACACTGTTTATTACCAGATTATTGGAGATACTCTTATAGTTGATGCCAATATCAATCCTAATAACTCAATAGGTGTTGGAGTTAATTATCTTACTGGATATGGTACAACATTTAATGTTGGAACGACTATTTCAAACCTTGGTACTTTAGGAAATAACTCTCTGTTAAATATAAAACTTGGAGATTATATTGGATTTACGTTTAAAAACTTTATCTATTACGGATATTCAAATAAAATAGGAGTTTTTGGTAATCTATCATATAATGAAAATCCACTATTTTTATATAACGGAAATAAGAAAATTTCTGATTCAACAATAAGAAACTCTTTATTTGAAGCTGGAGTTCTTACTCAATATAACAATAAACTTATTCTATCTTATGGACTTAATACAATGTACACTCAGGTTAAGCAAAATACAGGAGCACTGCTTGATAAGGATATTAACTATGGAAAGAACTACAATGGTGCTTTCTTCAGAGCTTCTTATGACACTCTTGAAGAGGTAAATAACCATCCATCAAATGGGGTAAAAGCACTTTTTGAATACTCATGGGAAGGTAGCTTTAATAAATCCAGATCTAATTTCTATGGTCCAACATATATTTTAGATGGATATATTCCTATAACTGATAGAATAACCTTTAAATATGGTTTCTCTGGAGGAATCATATCTGGAGATCGTTTCAATTCAAGAGATAAATATTTAAGAATAGGTGGAACAAAGAGTAACTTCAAACAAAAGGAATTTGCTTTCTATGGACTTGCTTTCCAACAAAGACTTACAGATAAATTTTTGATTGGTAAACTTGGAATTGATTATCAGTTAATTCCAAATCTGTATTTAAGCGGAATATGGAATATGGGAACTTTCAATGATATTAAAAACCCAGGATATCCTAAACAATTTGAAATTTGGGATGACTACTTACAAGGATTTGGTGTAGGTGTAACATATCAAAGTCTTATGGGACCTATTGAATTCTCTATTTCCAAGAGTAATAACCATGGAAATTTCTTAACTCAGCTTAGCATTGGTTACATATTTGATTAA